Below is a genomic region from Ammonifex degensii KC4.
AATTGGAAGAAGCTGGATTGACGCCGGTTCCGGGTAAAAAGGTGCCGGTACCGCTTATAAAGGAATGCCTGGCCGGGCTTGAGTGTCGGGTGTGGAACACTTATGACGGCGGCGATCACTATATTTTCGTGGGCGAAGTCGTCCGGGCGGAAGCTTCAGAAGCTTTTGATGGGTTCTGGCGGCTGAAAGACAACCAGGACGAGTATCCGGTGCATCATCTAGGCGGGCCACATTATTATTTACCTGGGCCGTCTGTATCAGTTCTACCCAAGGATGGTGGCTTTGAAGTTACGCCTCTCAAACCCTAAAGTAATTAAGCCCCGGGTGGCTCTAAATTCCGGCTTCCGGGGCTTTTATTTTGCTTCCTTAGTTGACATAAGGTTTATTAGCGGAAGTTCTTTTTACTTCGCCGACGCCTCTCTTCCCTCTACGGATCAGGACTTCAAAAGGTCGCCGAAAACGTCGCCTAAGGTCACGGTGTCTTCTTTCTTCTCTTTGGGCTGGGGCTCTTCTGTGCGCACGGCTTCCCGCAGAGAAAGGCGCAGCCTCTTCTCCTGAGGATCAAAGCTTATGACCCGCACCGTGACCACATCCCCTTCTTTCAAGACGTCCTCTGGCTTCTCTACGTGCCAGTCGGCAAAATGAGAAATATGAATGAGTCCTTCTACCCCCGGCTCCAGCTCTACAAAGGCCCCGAAGGGAGCGAGCCTGACCACCTTTACCTCTACCAAGCTTCCTACCGGGTACTTCTCGGGCACCTTCTCCCAGGGATCGGGCAGCAGCGCTTTGCGCGAGAGACTCACCTTCTCGTTCTCTCGGTCCACCTTGATTACTTTAACCTCGATCTCTTGCCCTTCCTTCAGCACCTCATCCGGGGAGTTGACCCGGTGCCAGGCTATCTCGGAGACGTGCAGTAGCCCGTCCACCCCGCCCAGGTCGATGAAGGCGCCGAAGGGAACGATGCGCCGCACCACTCCCTTGACCACGGCCCCTTCCTGAAGCTTCTCCCAAGTCTCCCGACGGCGCCTCTCGGCTTCTTCCTCCAGGACGGCCTTGCGCGACAGGACGACCTTCTTGCGGCTCCGGTCAAGTTCGATGACCTTGGCCCTTACCTTCTGCCCTAGATAAGTGCTGAGGTTTTCCACGTAGCTGATGTCCACCAGTGAGGCAGGCAGGAAGGCCCGCACGCCCACGTCCACGATGAGCCCGCCCTTGACCACTTCGCGTACTATACCTTCTACCGGGGTTCCGTTGGCGAAGGCTTCTGCCAACTTCTTCCAGGCAGCTATGGCGTCGGCCCGCGCTTTGGACAGGATGATTCGGCCCTCAGCGTCTTCCGCTTTCACCACGAAGACATCGATCTCATCCCCCACCTTAACTACCTCGTGGGGAGAGGAAACCTCGCAGCAACAGAGCTCCCTTAAGGGGATGACCCCCTCCGTCTTGGCTCCGATGTCCACTAGGACCTCCCCCTGGTTTATCTCTACCACCGTGCCCCTAACGATCTCCCCGCCGCGGAAGGTCTTGACGCCTACCGCTTCCATTTGCTCCGCGGCGCTCATTTCCCCAATTTCCCGCATGCGTTTTTCTACCTCCTCGATGATCCAGTCAGGAGTAGAGGCTCCGGCCGTGAGCCCGGCCCGGCTTACCCCCATGAACCATTCCGGCCGGAGCTCCGCCGCCGTCTCCACATGATAGGTAGGGACTCCGGACAGCTTTAGACGCTCGACCAGATGCCTAGTGTTGGCGCTGGATCGGCCCCCTACTACCACCATGACCTCTACTTCCCGGGCGAGTTCCAAAGCTGACTCTATCCGGGAAGCCACGGCCGAGCAGATAGTGTTATAAACTCTCACCTCCTTGGTCCGGGGAAGTAGGGCCTGCACCACTTCCTGAAGGCGGTTTACCGGCTGGGTGGTCTGAGCTACTACGCCGTAAGCCGAAGCTTCCGGAAGGCCGGCCACCTCCTCAGCACTTCCCACTACCGTTGCCTGTGGGCCAGCCCAGCCCAGAATACCCTTCACCTCGGGATGATCCCGGTCACCAACTACAACTACCTGGTAGCCTTGTTTGGCCAGCTCACAGGCCAGCTCCTGAGCTCGCCGCACGTAGGGGCAGGTGGCATCGATCACTTCCAGGCCTCGAGCCTCAGCTTCCTGGATGACGGCGGGATCTACCCCGTGCGAACGAATTATTACGGTTCCCTCCGGTATCTCCTCCAGGCTTTCGGCGAGCTTTATGCCTTTGGCGGCCAGAAACTCTACCACTTGGGGGTTATGAATGAGAGGGCCCAGGGTGTATAGAGGCCCTTCTTTTTCTTCCCGAGCTTTGAGGGTGATCTCCAGCGCCCGCCGTACACCGAAGCAGAATCCAGCGTTTTTTGCCCGCTTGACCTCCATCTTAACTCCCCACTCCCAAAAGCTCCTTCAAGGCAACCTCTATTTTTCTGGAACCTTCGGTGAGTTGCGACCGGGAAGGGCCGTCGGCCGTAAGGTAGAAGGGACGCCCTATTTTAACCCGGACCCTTCCCCACCAGCCGCGCGTGCCGGTCAAGGCGACCGGGACCACCGGCGCTCCCGATTTTAAGGCCAGCAGGGCTGCTCCCGGCTGCAGGGGCAAGAGTTTTCCCTCCCGGCTGCGCGTCCCTTCGGGAAAGATACCCACTACCTGCCCCCGCGCCAATAGGTTAAGCGCGGTTCGCAGAGCCCGGCGATCCATCTCTTCCCGCTTTACCGGAAAGGCGCCTAACCACCTGATAAGTGTCCGCAGCACCGGGATATGAAAGAGCTCTTCCTTGGCCATGTAGTATACGCGGCGCGGAAGGGCGCAGCCTAAGGCCACGGGATCGAGATAGCTTTGGTGGTTAGCCGCTACGATGACCGGCCCCTCGCGGGGGAAGTGCTCCAGCCCTTCTACCCGGAAGCTCCGAAAGATATGGAGGTACAGGCGGCAAACCAGCCAGGCAAACCAGTAAAACACTAAGAACTACCCTCCAGGTGGCGTAACATAATTTCTACCACTTCGTCCGGCGTTTTGTCGGTGGTATCGATAATTACGGCATCCGGTGCCGGTTTCAGGGGAGCCACCTCGCGTGAAGAATCCTGCTGATCCCGGGCTTCGATCTGCCGGAGTTGTTCCTCCCAAGAAAGGGTAAAGCCCCTTTTCTGGGCCTCGCGGAGGTGCCGCCGCGCCCTTTCTTTCAGGCTGGCAGTCAGGAAAAACTTTCTTTCCGCGTCGGGCAGGACCACCGTACCTATGTCTCGCCCCTCGACCACTATCCTCCCTCCCCGCGCCAGCTCCCTTATTTTGGCCGTGACCAGTTCCCTTATCTCCGGTATGCGGGCTACTAAGGAGGTGGCGCAGGACACTTCGGGAGTGCGGATGGCTTCAGTGACGTCTTCGCCGTTGAGGAGAACGCGCTGGCAGTTGGAAGTAGAAGTGATGGTTATTTCTTGGCTGGAAGCCAACTGCACCAAGCCGGTTTGGTCGTTAAGGAGACCGCGCTTTAGAGCAGCCAGGGTAAGGGCACGGTACAGCGCCCCCGTATCTAAATAGGTGTAGCCTAAACGTGAGGCTAAAAGCTTAGCTACGGTGCTTTTTCCTGCTCCTGCCGGTCCGTCAATGGCGATCCGCATAACCCCTTCCGCACCACTCCTCCGCATCCCATTGAAAAATTCGATACCTTGGTGTCATTTCCCTCTCGCCTCCTCGGTTAAAGTGGCGAGAAGAGTGGGAAAGTTGGGGAAAGATACGTCTATGGCCTCCGCTCCTTCTATTATGGTCTCCCCTTCAGCCACCAATCCCGCCACTGCCATGGCCATGGCCACCCGGTGATCACCGTGACTTTGGACCCGGCTACCCTGCAAGGGATACCCCCCGTGTATGATCAGTCCGTCAGGTAGCACTTCCACCTTGGCTCCCAGACGTCCCAGTTCCTGGGCCATGGTGGCCAGGCGGTCTGACTCCTTGTAGCGGAGCTCTTCCGCTCCCCGGATGACCGTCTTGCCGGCGGCGCAAGCGGCGACCACGGTCAGGACGGGGATCTCATCGATAAGTCGGGGGATAATCTCTCCTCCTATCTCCACACCTCGCAGCGCGGAAGATTCCACGGTGACGTTTCCTACCGGCTCCCCTGCCCATTCCCCCGTCACTTCTACCGAAAGGCGGGCCCCCATCGCCTCCAGCACCTCTAAAAACCCCGTGCGGGTGGGGTTGAGCCCCACTTCCCTTACGGTGACCCGTCCCTCGGGCAGGATGGCAGCGGCGGCCAGGAAGAAGGCGGCGGCCGAAAAATCGCCGGGGACGCGCACCGGCCGTCCCTGGAGTAGAGCCCTTCCTTTAAGGCGCACGGTCAAGCCTTCCCGTTTTACCGGCACGCCGAAGTAACCGAGCATCCGTTCGGTGTGGTCGCGGGAAAGAGCGGGCTCGGTAACGCTGGTCTCCCCTTCCGCGTAAAGACCGGCCAGGAGCACGGCCGACTTCACCTGGGCGCTGGCCACCGGCGAGGTATACTCCAGGGGACGAAGCTTCCTTTGCCCCCTTATGGCCAGAGGGGCCAGCTTCCCTTCTTGCCGCCCCCATATCTCCGCTCCCATAAGTTTCAAGGGCAGGGTAACCCTATCCATGGGGCGGCGCCGCAAAGAAGCGTCTCCCGTCAAGACGGCAAAGATGGGGTTGCCGGCCAGCACCCCCAGGAGCAGGCGCATGGTGGTCCCGGAGTTACCAGCATCCAGCACTTCCTCCGGCTCCTGAAGGTTGCCTAAACCCCGGCCTTCTACCCGCAGCCTACCTTCTCCTTCTTCCTCGATCTTCACTCCCAGCTGCCTAAGACAACGTAAAGTGGCCAGACAGTCCTTGCCCTGCAAAAAGTTTTCTATCACCGTCTCCCCGTGGGCCAGTGAGCCCAGGAGTAAGGCCCGGTGGGAAATGGACTTGTCACCAGGAACGGTAATAGTTCCTTCCAGCCGCTTGGCTTGGCCAACCTTCAGCTCCATGTTTCAGCCTCCTCGCTTGCGCACCTCGATTCCCGCAGCCGCCAAGGTTTCATAAGCCTTTTCCTGGGCCTCCGGCCGGGTAAAGGCCAGTCTTATGGTTCCTCCCTCCCCTTCCCTGGCCCGCAGGATCTCGATGTCGGCGATGTTGATCTCCTTTTCTGCCAGAAGGGAGGCCAGGTGGGCTATAACCCCGGGGCGGTCGGGCACGGTCACCACAATCTCGTGTAGTTCGGGTAAATAGCCTTTGCTCTTGGTCGGCACTTCCTTGCGCAGGATCTGAGCCCGGCGCAACCATTCCTCCAGTCCCCGGGCATCCTTCTTCGCCAGCAGCTCTTCCAGTTCCTGCAGCACCCGCAGGAGTAAAGCCAAGAGTTCCCTTAGAGGTGCGGTATTAGTAAGAAGGATATCCCGCCACAAAACGGGGTCGCCGGCAGCCACCCGGGTGGTGTCCCGGAAACCGCCCGCGGCCAGAGGCAGGATGGCTTCTTTTTCGGGGAGGGAGGCGATGAGGTTGCAGAGGGCGGAGGCCAGACAGTGGGGCAGGTGGCTTACCGCCGCCACATAGTAGTCGTGTAGGTCGGGCGGAATCTCTACCTTTCTAGCCCCTACGGCTTCCACGAGTTCCGCCACGCGGGAGATAGCCTCCGGCGGCGTCTTAGGGGTGGGGGTGAGAATGTAATAAGCGTTTTCAAAGAGGTAGGGATCGGCATTTTCCACCCCCGTCCTCTCCGATCCGGCCATAGGATGACCGCCGACAAAGGCAAAGGAATGTTTTGCGGCCAGCCTCTCGGCCGCCTCCACTATCTCCCGCTTGGTGCTACCTACATCGGTGACTACCGTCCCCGGCTCCAGGTGGGGAGCTAAGGCATGCATGGTGGGCACGATAATCCCTATAGGGGTAGCCACCACTACCAGATCGGCTCCCCTTACCCCTTCGGCCAGATCGGTGGTGAAGGAGTCCACCGCCCCCAGCGCCTGCGCCTGCCGGAGCCGCTCTGCACTTCTCCCTATTCCCACTACTTCCCGCGCCTTGCCTCGGCGCCGCAAGGCCAGGCCCAAACTTCCGCCGATGAGTCCCACGCCTACGATGACAACTTTCCCTAACAAAGCTTTCTAGCCTGGTTCAGAAAACTTGACTGTTTCCAGTCAAGCCGGCCCCCAGACCAGGTGTTCGCCTCCTTTCCGGATACTTGATTTGCTGCCCCCTGGGGAGGACAGCAGGGCGACAGGGGGCCTCGGCCCGGGAGTCCCACCCGGAGTGCCCGCGGAAGAGTTCTCTCCTCCCGTACCCCGGACTCGCCTGCGCGGACTTCACGGGGTGCTTTTTTGCACCCGCAGGTCGGAGTTCGCCGGGATAGGGGTGGCGTCAGTCCGCCACCGCGGGCACCGTCCTGTTAGGACGCCTACCGGGTTTGTCCGACACCCGGCTAAACGGGGTCACCGGAAAGCCAAAGCCAGCATTTTAAGCTCGCGCCAGCAGGAACTGAAGCTTTCCTGCCGCCGGCGGGCAAGCCCGTTGTGCAGGGGGAGCTTCTTTTCCAGCCGGGCAAGCAGGGCCCTGACCTTCCGGGTCATCCCTCTTCCTTCCCCAGGCAAGGAATCACCGGAAGCGAGCTCCTCTTTGACCCGGAGTACGAACTCCTTAATTTCCCGCGTGATCCTCTCCTTGAAGCCCATGGCCCGGCGGCCGATCACCAGTGCCGCCGCGCAGTGCACCGGGACCGCGTACCGCCCCGCGTACTTCCAGTACCCGATGGTGGAGGTGTGCCGCGGCGGTACCAGCTTAAAGGGCACACCTTCCTTGGCCGCCCTCCGGCACACCGCCTCCACCATCTTCGCGTAGGGGAAGTTGGAAGCCATGCGGTTAAACTCTTTGCTGGTACCCAGCCGGTCCTTGCCGAAGTCTAAGTCCTCCAGGACCACGGGTTTGCCCAGAAAGAGGGCTATGTCTACCACCACTTTAGCCAGCACGCCTATCAGGTAGTCCCGCCGGAAGCCGGAAGCGTAGGTCAGGTCGGGCGCCTTAATGTAGAGAAAACCGTTGGGGTAGGTGATGACCTGGAACTCCCCTTCGTACTTGCCCAGGTTGCCCGGGTAGGGGACGCTGAAGCCTTCCGGCCACGGCTCCGGCTGGCCGTTGGGACCGACGCTGCATAAAGCTACGCCGTCGGGGTTTGTGTCCAGGGCAAGGCAGCCCCTCACGAAGTCAGGCTCCTTGAGCTCGCCCAGGTCAAACGTCAGGTGGACCAGGTACCGTCCGTCCGGAGTGCGTATCAGTTCCGCCGTGTAGGGCAGCTTCATGGCCAGCCATATCCTGACCAAGTCCCGGTGCTTCTCTGGCAGCCAGAGCCTGCCCTCCACCCTCGGGGCGCGGCTCACCTTCGGGCGGCCAAGCCTGTCCTCACCCACCTTCTCCGAGAGGTGGGAGATGGTCGCCGACAGGTAGAACCCCCCGTACCGGTGGAAGACTTTGATGTTCGGGTTGCCGCCTTTCTCTTCGTCCCCACGGGAGTAGAGGCGGTTTTTGCGGGCGTGCCACCACTCCTCCCGCGTGGCCCGGCCTTTGCAAACCCTCTTCCAGAGCTTCCTACCCCCGAAGACCATTCTGGGTACGGTGCCGTTTTCCAAGTGGGAGTTGAGTTCGGCCAGTCTCTCCTCCAGGGAGGCTACACGTGAAGCGCGGCCTTTAACTGCCAGGCGCAGCTTTTCCAGCGCGGCAGGGGCGGCGCCCTTCTTTTCGGCCCTGGCCAGTTTCTTCATGGCTAAGCCCAGCTTCTTCCTGGCCCGGTTCAGCTTCTTTTCCGTCTCCTCTACTTCCTGTGCCAGGAGCTCTTTCTGGGAGTCCAGCAGGGCCTGGGCTCTAAGCCTGGCGTCGTCCACGTACCGGGAGTTGAGCCCGAAAAGCTCCTGGCCGCGCTTCTTGATCTCGTCCCGGGAGACACCTTCTAAGAGCCGGTTGTAGGCCCACCGTTCGCAGGCGCAGAAGAGCCGCATCTCCGTCTCCAGTGGGTCTTCCTCGCCCCGGGCCCACCTCGCCGACCTGAAGGCGGGGTAGACTTCGGGGAAGAACTCCCCGCAGACTGTAATACTAAACTTCTTCCTTTTGTGCTTTCTCCGCATCCTCAATCAGCTCCCGGAAACCTTGCCGGACTTTTTTGCCGCCTCTGGTGCCGTACAGCCGAACTGAAAAACCGGGTACCTCCGCCAGCCACTGGGAAGCCGTGTAGGTTTGATCAAACCCTGCTTTTCCCACGCGCGGAGGCGGTTCGGGTGTACGCCTAACCTCTTCGCCGCTTCCCCAATGGGTAAGATACGGCCACAAGTATTTGTCTTCGTAGCTGCTACGAACCTCCCCACCGGGGGTAGGAACCCAAAATTTTAAAAAACGAGCTCTGGGCCTTGAGAGCTTCGAGGGCAGCCCGGACTTCCGGATCTTCCATATGCCCCTCGCAGTCCAGAAAGAAGATATACTGGCCCAGCTGGCGCTTGGCCGGGCGCGACTCTATCTTGGTTAAGTTTATCTCCCGCCGGGCGAATTCCTCCAGGGCCTTGTAAAGCACGCCAGGCCGGTCTTCGGTCAAGGCAAAGGCCACGGAAGTTTTGTCCCGGCCCGTGCGCGGCGCCCTTTCCTTGCCTAGCACCGCGAAGCGAGTTTCGTTCTCTTTACTGTCTTGAATAGCCTTCTTAACCACTACCAGTCCCCAGTTCTTGGCCGCCGTCTCCGGCCCCACGGCCGCCCAAGGCTCGGAACTCTCGGCTACCAGGCGGGCAGCCTCGGCCGTGCTCCCGGTAGGGAAGAGAGGAACGTCAGGGAAGTGGATGCGCAGAAACTCCCGGCACTGGGCCAGGGCGTGGGGGTGGGAGAGGATGCGTGTAAAAGAGCTTACCCCGGGGCGTGCCAGTAGGTGATGGACGATGGGGAGCACTACCTCCCCCACCACGTATATCCCTGCTGTCTTGACCAGGAGGTCAAGAAAAAGGGTGACGCTTCCCTCCAGGGAGTTCTCCCAGGGGACCACTCCCGCCGCTATCTCTTCCTGGGCCAGAGCTTCTAAAACTGCCGGGAGGTCGGGATAGGCCAGAGGGATAATTTCCTCGCCGGCGAAAAAGGCCAGCATGGCTTGCTCGGTGAAGGTGCCGGCCGGACCCAGAAAACCTACCCTTTTAGGCAAGATTAAAGTTTCCTCCCTACTGCGGCGGCAATGCGCCTTAATTCTTCCATGGTCTCGGCGAAGGTCTTGGGGGTAAGCGACTGGGCCCCGTCGCACAAAGCCTCCGGCGGGTTGGGATGTACCTCCACCAGCAGCCCGTCGGCGCCGGCGGCTATAGCGGCCCGACACATGGCCGGTATGAACTGCCAGCGCCCTACCCCGTGGCTGGGGTCCACGATAACCGGAAGGTGCGACAGGTGCTTCACTATGGGCACGGCCGAAAGATCTAAGGTGTTGCGGGTGTAAGTTTCAAAAGTCCTAATACCCCGCTCGCAGAGTATCACCTTGAAGTTTCCTCCGGAAAGGATGTACTCGGCAGCCATGAGCCATTCCTCGATGGTGGCCGAGAGTCCCCGCTTCAGCAAAACCGGTTTATCGATCTTTCCTAGCTCTTTCAGAAGGTCGAAGTTCTGCATGTTGCGGGCCCCTACCTGGATGA
It encodes:
- a CDS encoding IS200/IS605 family accessory protein TnpB-related protein; translated protein: MRRKHKRKKFSITVCGEFFPEVYPAFRSARWARGEEDPLETEMRLFCACERWAYNRLLEGVSRDEIKKRGQELFGLNSRYVDDARLRAQALLDSQKELLAQEVEETEKKLNRARKKLGLAMKKLARAEKKGAAPAALEKLRLAVKGRASRVASLEERLAELNSHLENGTVPRMVFGGRKLWKRVCKGRATREEWWHARKNRLYSRGDEEKGGNPNIKVFHRYGGFYLSATISHLSEKVGEDRLGRPKVSRAPRVEGRLWLPEKHRDLVRIWLAMKLPYTAELIRTPDGRYLVHLTFDLGELKEPDFVRGCLALDTNPDGVALCSVGPNGQPEPWPEGFSVPYPGNLGKYEGEFQVITYPNGFLYIKAPDLTYASGFRRDYLIGVLAKVVVDIALFLGKPVVLEDLDFGKDRLGTSKEFNRMASNFPYAKMVEAVCRRAAKEGVPFKLVPPRHTSTIGYWKYAGRYAVPVHCAAALVIGRRAMGFKERITREIKEFVLRVKEELASGDSLPGEGRGMTRKVRALLARLEKKLPLHNGLARRRQESFSSCWRELKMLALAFR
- a CDS encoding MerR family transcriptional regulator, giving the protein MGRFVAATKTNTCGRILPIGEAAKRLGVHPNRLRAWEKQGLIKPTRLPSGWRRYPVFQFGCTAPEAAKKSGKVSGS
- the cmk gene encoding (d)CMP kinase, translating into MRRSGAEGVMRIAIDGPAGAGKSTVAKLLASRLGYTYLDTGALYRALTLAALKRGLLNDQTGLVQLASSQEITITSTSNCQRVLLNGEDVTEAIRTPEVSCATSLVARIPEIRELVTAKIRELARGGRIVVEGRDIGTVVLPDAERKFFLTASLKERARRHLREAQKRGFTLSWEEQLRQIEARDQQDSSREVAPLKPAPDAVIIDTTDKTPDEVVEIMLRHLEGSS
- the aroA gene encoding 3-phosphoshikimate 1-carboxyvinyltransferase, with translation MELKVGQAKRLEGTITVPGDKSISHRALLLGSLAHGETVIENFLQGKDCLATLRCLRQLGVKIEEEGEGRLRVEGRGLGNLQEPEEVLDAGNSGTTMRLLLGVLAGNPIFAVLTGDASLRRRPMDRVTLPLKLMGAEIWGRQEGKLAPLAIRGQRKLRPLEYTSPVASAQVKSAVLLAGLYAEGETSVTEPALSRDHTERMLGYFGVPVKREGLTVRLKGRALLQGRPVRVPGDFSAAAFFLAAAAILPEGRVTVREVGLNPTRTGFLEVLEAMGARLSVEVTGEWAGEPVGNVTVESSALRGVEIGGEIIPRLIDEIPVLTVVAACAAGKTVIRGAEELRYKESDRLATMAQELGRLGAKVEVLPDGLIIHGGYPLQGSRVQSHGDHRVAMAMAVAGLVAEGETIIEGAEAIDVSFPNFPTLLATLTEEARGK
- a CDS encoding flavin reductase family protein, translated to MVKREVALEEAYRLLTPGMVVLIASQRDGRNNVMTASWQMPVSKEPPLVAVAIAKKHLTAEYIQATGAFTVNVPGFSLLPKVHFCGTISGRKVKDKLEEAGLTPVPGKKVPVPLIKECLAGLECRVWNTYDGGDHYIFVGEVVRAEASEAFDGFWRLKDNQDEYPVHHLGGPHYYLPGPSVSVLPKDGGFEVTPLKP
- a CDS encoding prephenate dehydrogenase, whose protein sequence is MLGKVVIVGVGLIGGSLGLALRRRGKAREVVGIGRSAERLRQAQALGAVDSFTTDLAEGVRGADLVVVATPIGIIVPTMHALAPHLEPGTVVTDVGSTKREIVEAAERLAAKHSFAFVGGHPMAGSERTGVENADPYLFENAYYILTPTPKTPPEAISRVAELVEAVGARKVEIPPDLHDYYVAAVSHLPHCLASALCNLIASLPEKEAILPLAAGGFRDTTRVAAGDPVLWRDILLTNTAPLRELLALLLRVLQELEELLAKKDARGLEEWLRRAQILRKEVPTKSKGYLPELHEIVVTVPDRPGVIAHLASLLAEKEINIADIEILRAREGEGGTIRLAFTRPEAQEKAYETLAAAGIEVRKRGG
- a CDS encoding lysophospholipid acyltransferase family protein; amino-acid sequence: MFYWFAWLVCRLYLHIFRSFRVEGLEHFPREGPVIVAANHQSYLDPVALGCALPRRVYYMAKEELFHIPVLRTLIRWLGAFPVKREEMDRRALRTALNLLARGQVVGIFPEGTRSREGKLLPLQPGAALLALKSGAPVVPVALTGTRGWWGRVRVKIGRPFYLTADGPSRSQLTEGSRKIEVALKELLGVGS
- a CDS encoding bifunctional 4-hydroxy-3-methylbut-2-enyl diphosphate reductase/30S ribosomal protein S1; translated protein: MEVKRAKNAGFCFGVRRALEITLKAREEKEGPLYTLGPLIHNPQVVEFLAAKGIKLAESLEEIPEGTVIIRSHGVDPAVIQEAEARGLEVIDATCPYVRRAQELACELAKQGYQVVVVGDRDHPEVKGILGWAGPQATVVGSAEEVAGLPEASAYGVVAQTTQPVNRLQEVVQALLPRTKEVRVYNTICSAVASRIESALELAREVEVMVVVGGRSSANTRHLVERLKLSGVPTYHVETAAELRPEWFMGVSRAGLTAGASTPDWIIEEVEKRMREIGEMSAAEQMEAVGVKTFRGGEIVRGTVVEINQGEVLVDIGAKTEGVIPLRELCCCEVSSPHEVVKVGDEIDVFVVKAEDAEGRIILSKARADAIAAWKKLAEAFANGTPVEGIVREVVKGGLIVDVGVRAFLPASLVDISYVENLSTYLGQKVRAKVIELDRSRKKVVLSRKAVLEEEAERRRRETWEKLQEGAVVKGVVRRIVPFGAFIDLGGVDGLLHVSEIAWHRVNSPDEVLKEGQEIEVKVIKVDRENEKVSLSRKALLPDPWEKVPEKYPVGSLVEVKVVRLAPFGAFVELEPGVEGLIHISHFADWHVEKPEDVLKEGDVVTVRVISFDPQEKRLRLSLREAVRTEEPQPKEKKEDTVTLGDVFGDLLKS
- the pheA gene encoding prephenate dehydratase; protein product: MPKRVGFLGPAGTFTEQAMLAFFAGEEIIPLAYPDLPAVLEALAQEEIAAGVVPWENSLEGSVTLFLDLLVKTAGIYVVGEVVLPIVHHLLARPGVSSFTRILSHPHALAQCREFLRIHFPDVPLFPTGSTAEAARLVAESSEPWAAVGPETAAKNWGLVVVKKAIQDSKENETRFAVLGKERAPRTGRDKTSVAFALTEDRPGVLYKALEEFARREINLTKIESRPAKRQLGQYIFFLDCEGHMEDPEVRAALEALKAQSSFFKILGSYPRWGGS